Proteins from a single region of Streptomyces sp. HUAS 15-9:
- a CDS encoding FadR/GntR family transcriptional regulator, which yields MSQDTEPGRLDDRLTPVLRPVRAGNGFEEALEQILQVVRLGLVPAGERLPAERELAERLGISRVTLREVLKVLQDQGLVESRRGRYGGTFVLPRADAGGEDELRRRIAEVDIEDMLRFREVLEVGAAGLCAAHGLSDEQAGRLREALARTHDAPLADYRRLDTLLHLTLAELCGSPTLTSQYAAVRATVNDLLDCIPLLVRNLEHSQRQHIALVEAVLDGDADGAREMMREHCAGTAALLRGFLA from the coding sequence ATGTCGCAGGACACTGAGCCGGGAAGGCTGGACGACCGCCTGACGCCGGTACTGCGGCCGGTGCGTGCGGGGAACGGCTTCGAGGAGGCTCTCGAGCAGATCCTGCAGGTCGTGCGGCTCGGTCTGGTGCCGGCCGGCGAGCGGCTGCCCGCCGAGCGGGAGCTGGCCGAGCGGCTCGGGATCAGCCGGGTGACGCTGCGCGAGGTGCTGAAGGTGCTGCAGGACCAGGGGCTGGTGGAGTCGCGGCGCGGGCGGTACGGCGGAACGTTCGTGCTGCCGAGGGCCGATGCCGGCGGCGAGGACGAGCTGCGGCGGCGGATCGCCGAGGTCGACATCGAGGACATGCTGCGGTTCCGGGAGGTCCTCGAGGTGGGCGCGGCCGGGCTGTGCGCGGCGCACGGCCTGAGCGACGAGCAGGCGGGGCGGCTGCGCGAGGCGCTGGCCCGCACGCACGACGCTCCGCTGGCCGACTACCGGCGCCTGGACACGCTGCTCCATCTCACCCTGGCCGAGCTGTGCGGCTCGCCGACGCTGACCTCGCAGTACGCGGCGGTGCGGGCGACGGTGAACGACCTGCTCGACTGCATCCCGCTGCTGGTCCGCAATCTGGAGCATTCGCAGCGGCAGCACATCGCACTGGTGGAGGCCGTGCTGGACGGCGACGCGGACGGGGCGCGGGAGATGATGCGGGAACACTGCGCGGGCACGGCCGCGCTGCTGCGGGGTTTCCTGGCCTGA
- a CDS encoding LysR family transcriptional regulator, which yields MSDTEERLSDAGERRGPGTLAHRVPDLGALELLLAVARLGSLGAAAREVGITQPAASSRIRSMERQLGVALVDRSPRGSRLTDVGALVTDWARRVVEAAEAFDAGAQALRDRRDSRLRVAASMTIAEYLLPGWLLALRADRPDTAVSLLAGNSAAVAERLLADEADVGFVEGLTVPPGLDSAVIAHDRLIVVTAPGHPWARRRQPLPATELAATPLILRERGSGTRQVLDAALGGLARPLIELSSTTAVKASAVGGAGPAVLSELAVREELAMRRLVSIPVDGILLARDLRAVWPTGHRPTGPARELLSLTRG from the coding sequence ATGAGTGATACGGAGGAGCGGCTGAGCGATGCGGGGGAGCGGCGCGGACCGGGAACCCTGGCGCACCGGGTGCCGGATCTCGGGGCCCTGGAACTGCTGCTGGCGGTGGCCCGGCTGGGCAGTCTCGGGGCGGCCGCGCGGGAGGTCGGCATCACCCAGCCCGCCGCCAGCAGCCGGATCCGCTCGATGGAACGCCAACTGGGTGTGGCCCTCGTGGACCGCTCGCCGCGCGGCTCCCGGCTCACGGACGTCGGCGCACTGGTGACGGACTGGGCCCGACGGGTCGTGGAGGCGGCGGAGGCCTTCGACGCGGGTGCGCAGGCGCTGCGCGACCGCCGCGACTCACGTCTGCGGGTCGCGGCCAGCATGACGATCGCCGAGTACCTGCTCCCGGGCTGGCTGCTGGCGCTGCGCGCCGACCGCCCCGACACGGCGGTGTCGCTGCTGGCCGGCAACTCGGCGGCGGTGGCGGAGCGCCTGCTGGCGGACGAGGCCGACGTGGGCTTCGTGGAGGGCCTGACGGTGCCTCCGGGTCTGGACTCCGCCGTGATCGCCCATGACCGCCTGATCGTCGTCACGGCCCCCGGCCATCCCTGGGCCCGCCGCAGACAGCCCCTCCCGGCGACCGAACTGGCGGCCACCCCGCTGATCCTGCGCGAGCGCGGCTCCGGTACCCGTCAGGTCCTCGACGCGGCGCTCGGAGGCCTGGCCCGCCCCCTCATCGAGCTCTCCTCCACCACGGCGGTGAAGGCCTCCGCGGTCGGCGGGGCGGGCCCGGCGGTCCTCAGCGAACTCGCGGTCCGCGAGGAACTCGCCATGCGCCGCCTGGTGAGCATCCCCGTCGACGGGATCCTGCTGGCCAGAGACCTACGCGCGGTCTGGCCCACGGGCCACCGCCCGACGGGCCCGGCACGGGAACTGCTGTCGCTGACGCGAGGGTGA
- a CDS encoding gamma-glutamyl-gamma-aminobutyrate hydrolase family protein — protein sequence MAGRPLIGISTYLESEVRWSAWVLQAALLPAGYPRLVRRAGGLAAMLPPDEPEHAAAVVARLDGLVIAGGPDVEPVRYGAERDPRTGPPARERDAWELALIDAALDAGVPLLGICRGMQLLNVALGGTLTQHLDGHAEAPGVFSSHPVKPVPGTRYAQAVPEETSVPTFHHQAVDRLGEGLLASAYAADGTVEAIEPALGDRWLLGVQWHPEMGEDLRVMRELVRAAS from the coding sequence ATGGCGGGCAGGCCGCTGATCGGCATCAGCACCTATCTGGAGTCCGAGGTGCGGTGGAGTGCGTGGGTGCTTCAGGCCGCGCTGCTGCCGGCCGGCTATCCGCGGCTGGTGCGGCGGGCCGGGGGGCTGGCCGCGATGCTGCCGCCCGATGAGCCGGAGCACGCGGCGGCGGTCGTGGCACGGCTGGACGGCCTGGTGATCGCCGGCGGTCCGGACGTCGAGCCGGTGCGGTACGGCGCGGAGCGCGACCCCCGTACGGGACCGCCGGCCCGGGAGCGCGACGCCTGGGAACTCGCCCTGATCGACGCGGCGCTGGACGCGGGCGTACCGCTCCTAGGCATCTGCCGGGGCATGCAGTTGCTGAACGTCGCCCTCGGCGGCACGCTCACCCAGCACCTCGACGGCCACGCGGAGGCTCCCGGGGTGTTCAGCAGCCATCCGGTCAAGCCGGTGCCGGGAACACGGTACGCGCAGGCGGTCCCGGAGGAGACGTCCGTGCCCACGTTCCACCACCAGGCGGTGGACCGCCTGGGCGAAGGACTCCTCGCATCGGCATACGCGGCCGACGGCACGGTGGAGGCGATCGAACCGGCACTGGGCGACCGCTGGCTGCTGGGCGTGCAGTGGCATCCGGAGATGGGCGAGGACCTACGGGTGATGCGGGAACTGGTAAGAGCCGCTTCGTGA
- a CDS encoding amino acid deaminase/aldolase — MTARAADRARYDRATAHLDAPHAIVDLDAFDANADDLARRAGGKPIRVASKSVRCRALLERVLAKDGFRGVMSFTLAESLWLARSGFDDVLLAYPSADRTGYAELTGDPKLASAVTVMVDSVAHLDLIDAARAGGREVVRVCLELDTSLKLLGGRVRVGALRSPLHSPAQVSELARAVARRPGFRLVGIMAYEGHIAGVGDAVAGRPLRSRAIRLMQATARRELAERRAAAVRAVRAVAPDLEFVNGGGTGSVQYTAAEDSVTEIGAGSGLYVPRLFDNYTSFKGRPAALFALPVVRRPGVGVVTVLGGGYPASGVAGPDRLPVPYLPEGLRYDSQEGPGEVQTPLLGSPADDLLIGDKVWFRHAKAGELCERFAALHLIAGDTVTATVPTYRGEGRTFL; from the coding sequence ATGACTGCGCGCGCCGCCGACCGGGCCCGTTACGACAGGGCCACAGCCCATCTCGACGCCCCTCACGCGATCGTGGACCTGGACGCCTTCGACGCCAACGCGGACGATCTCGCCCGCCGGGCCGGCGGGAAGCCGATCCGGGTCGCCAGCAAGTCCGTACGCTGTCGTGCCCTGCTCGAACGCGTCCTCGCGAAGGACGGCTTCCGGGGCGTCATGTCCTTCACGCTCGCCGAGTCCCTGTGGCTGGCCCGTTCCGGTTTCGACGACGTCCTGCTCGCCTATCCGTCCGCCGACCGCACCGGTTACGCGGAGCTCACCGGCGACCCCAAGCTCGCCTCCGCCGTCACCGTCATGGTCGACTCCGTCGCCCACCTCGACCTGATCGACGCCGCGCGCGCCGGCGGACGTGAAGTCGTGCGCGTCTGCCTGGAGTTGGACACCTCACTGAAGCTGCTCGGCGGACGGGTGCGGGTCGGGGCGCTGCGTTCGCCGCTGCACTCCCCCGCCCAGGTCTCGGAGTTGGCACGGGCGGTGGCCCGGCGGCCCGGTTTCCGGCTCGTGGGAATCATGGCGTACGAGGGGCACATCGCCGGTGTCGGTGACGCCGTCGCCGGGCGGCCGCTGCGCTCCCGCGCGATACGGCTGATGCAGGCGACCGCCCGCCGTGAGCTGGCCGAGCGGCGCGCCGCGGCGGTGCGGGCGGTCCGTGCCGTGGCCCCGGACCTGGAGTTCGTCAACGGCGGCGGCACGGGCAGTGTGCAGTACACGGCGGCCGAGGACTCGGTCACCGAGATCGGGGCGGGTTCCGGACTGTATGTGCCGCGCCTCTTCGACAACTACACGTCCTTCAAGGGGCGTCCCGCCGCCCTGTTCGCCCTGCCCGTCGTGCGGCGGCCGGGGGTGGGCGTGGTGACCGTGCTCGGCGGCGGCTACCCGGCCTCCGGTGTGGCCGGGCCGGACCGGCTGCCGGTGCCGTATCTGCCGGAGGGGCTGCGGTACGACTCCCAGGAGGGGCCGGGCGAGGTACAGACCCCGCTGCTCGGCTCGCCCGCCGACGACCTCCTCATCGGCGACAAGGTGTGGTTCCGGCACGCCAAGGCCGGTGAGCTGTGCGAGCGCTTCGCCGCACTGCACCTGATCGCGGGGGACACGGTGACGGCCACCGTGCCGACGTACCGGGGCGAGGGCCGCACCTTCCTCTGA
- a CDS encoding haloacid dehalogenase-like hydrolase: MRHLLAWTLVAAATTLAVATPPPPAHSDCPRLTGTWHGDDRARLQRVIDTYGICSGHRGAVAAFDWDNTVTKNDVTDATLTWALRHGKLLRPDHWTDTSEWLTPAADKALTKACGTGPVLSGPRCADEILEIRENATTMTGTPAFVGTWNHRRTVPQYAWVPQLFTGRTPADLTAYAAAARREALAAPVGATRTLGTHTLPAYVRYYDQQRDLIHTLRRAGFDVYIVSAGAEPVTEVWSAGVGIDAAHTIAIRPVLDRRGRITPRNEGCGGIPATRGEVIPYIDGKRCWINQEVYGVRGAAAWQRQSRQRRPALAAGDADTDVTFVGDATGVHLAVNRNKPELMCRAYDDADGRWLVTPMFIDPLPRRPHPYPCSTTAYTAHDGTHGPLRREDGTPVPDEPDTVY; this comes from the coding sequence ATGCGACACCTTCTCGCGTGGACCCTGGTCGCGGCCGCCACCACCCTGGCGGTCGCGACCCCACCACCGCCCGCACACTCCGACTGCCCACGGCTGACCGGCACTTGGCACGGCGACGACCGCGCCCGCCTCCAGCGGGTGATCGACACCTACGGCATCTGCTCCGGGCACCGGGGCGCGGTGGCCGCGTTCGACTGGGACAACACGGTCACCAAGAACGACGTCACCGACGCGACCCTCACCTGGGCCCTGCGCCACGGGAAACTGCTCCGCCCGGACCACTGGACGGACACCAGCGAGTGGCTGACCCCGGCTGCCGACAAGGCCCTCACCAAGGCCTGCGGCACCGGCCCCGTCCTGTCCGGCCCGCGCTGCGCGGACGAGATCCTGGAGATCCGCGAGAACGCCACCACCATGACCGGCACCCCGGCCTTCGTGGGCACCTGGAACCACCGGCGCACCGTGCCGCAGTACGCCTGGGTGCCCCAGCTCTTCACCGGCCGCACCCCCGCCGACCTCACCGCCTACGCCGCGGCCGCCCGCCGCGAGGCCCTGGCCGCCCCCGTCGGCGCCACCCGGACCCTCGGCACGCACACCCTCCCCGCCTACGTCCGCTACTACGACCAGCAGCGCGATCTGATCCACACCCTCCGACGGGCGGGATTCGACGTCTACATCGTCTCCGCGGGCGCCGAGCCCGTCACCGAGGTCTGGTCGGCGGGCGTCGGCATCGACGCGGCCCACACGATCGCCATCCGCCCGGTCCTGGACCGCCGGGGCCGCATCACCCCCCGTAACGAGGGCTGCGGCGGCATCCCGGCCACCCGGGGTGAGGTCATCCCCTACATCGACGGCAAGCGCTGCTGGATCAACCAGGAGGTGTACGGCGTCCGGGGTGCCGCGGCCTGGCAGCGGCAGTCCCGGCAACGGCGGCCCGCCCTCGCGGCAGGCGACGCGGACACCGACGTCACCTTCGTCGGCGACGCCACCGGCGTCCATCTGGCCGTCAACCGCAACAAGCCCGAGCTGATGTGCCGGGCCTACGACGACGCCGACGGACGCTGGCTGGTCACCCCCATGTTCATCGACCCACTGCCCCGCAGGCCCCACCCGTACCCGTGCTCGACCACGGCCTACACGGCCCACGACGGCACCCACGGGCCGCTCCGCCGGGAGGACGGCACGCCGGTCCCGGACGAGCCGGACACCGTGTACTGA
- a CDS encoding aldehyde dehydrogenase family protein produces the protein MSNESELQVLNPATEEVVATVPAADAAEVDRAVARASAAQRGWAAAAPADRARLLRRYADVVDAHIEELAQLEVREAGHLLGNARWEAGNARDLLLYAAGGAERLLGKQIPVPGGWDITFQEPLGVVGVIAPWNFPMPIAAWGSFPALAAGNAVVLKPAETTPLTALRLAELALEAGLPEGLFHVLPGYGHITGRALVDHPDVAKIVFTGAGRTGREVMERCARQVKPVTLELGGKSPNIVFADADLKSALDPFSFLDNSGQDCCARTRILVQESVYDEAHEFLADALSAVVVGDPADEKTRMGPLISRQQLDRVRSFVPDDAPALRGSAPDGPGFWFAPTVLTGERPDSEAAREEIFGPVAVLLPFTDEADAVRLADGTPYGLAGSLWTRDLGRALRVSRAVRAGNLSVNSHSSVRYSTPFGGFKQSGLGRELGPDALTAFTETKNVFISTEA, from the coding sequence GTGTCGAACGAGTCCGAGCTCCAGGTACTCAACCCGGCGACCGAGGAGGTCGTCGCCACCGTCCCCGCCGCCGACGCGGCCGAGGTGGACCGCGCCGTCGCCCGCGCGAGTGCCGCCCAGCGCGGGTGGGCGGCCGCGGCACCCGCCGACCGCGCCCGCCTGCTGCGCCGCTACGCCGACGTCGTCGACGCCCACATCGAGGAACTGGCGCAACTGGAGGTCCGCGAGGCCGGCCACCTCCTCGGCAACGCCCGCTGGGAGGCCGGCAACGCCCGCGACCTGCTGCTGTACGCGGCCGGCGGCGCCGAACGCCTCCTCGGCAAGCAGATCCCCGTGCCCGGCGGCTGGGACATCACCTTCCAGGAACCCCTCGGGGTGGTCGGCGTGATCGCCCCCTGGAACTTCCCCATGCCCATCGCCGCCTGGGGCTCCTTCCCGGCGCTCGCCGCGGGCAACGCCGTCGTCCTCAAGCCGGCCGAGACCACCCCGCTCACCGCGCTGCGCCTGGCCGAGCTCGCGCTGGAAGCGGGCCTGCCGGAGGGGCTGTTCCACGTCCTCCCCGGATACGGCCACATCACCGGCCGCGCCCTGGTCGACCACCCGGACGTGGCGAAGATCGTGTTCACCGGCGCCGGCCGCACCGGCCGCGAGGTCATGGAGCGCTGCGCCCGGCAGGTCAAGCCCGTCACCCTCGAACTCGGCGGCAAGAGCCCGAACATCGTCTTCGCCGACGCCGACCTGAAGTCCGCCCTCGACCCGTTCTCCTTCCTGGACAACTCCGGCCAGGACTGCTGCGCCCGCACCCGCATCCTCGTCCAGGAGTCCGTGTACGACGAGGCCCACGAGTTCCTCGCCGACGCCCTGTCGGCCGTGGTGGTGGGCGACCCCGCCGACGAGAAGACCCGGATGGGCCCGCTGATCTCCCGTCAACAGCTGGACCGCGTACGGTCCTTCGTGCCGGACGACGCCCCAGCGCTGCGCGGCAGCGCACCCGACGGGCCCGGCTTCTGGTTCGCGCCGACCGTGCTCACGGGGGAGCGGCCGGACTCCGAGGCGGCCCGCGAGGAGATCTTCGGCCCGGTCGCCGTCCTGCTGCCCTTCACGGACGAGGCGGACGCCGTACGCCTCGCCGACGGCACCCCGTACGGCCTCGCCGGCTCCCTGTGGACCCGCGACCTGGGCCGCGCCCTGCGCGTCTCCCGGGCCGTCCGCGCGGGCAACCTGTCCGTCAACTCCCACTCCAGCGTCCGCTACTCGACCCCGTTCGGCGGGTTCAAGCAGTCCGGCCTCGGCCGCGAACTGGGCCCGGACGCCCTGACCGCCTTCACCGAAACCAAGAACGTCTTCATCAGCACGGAGGCCTGA
- a CDS encoding TDT family transporter, with translation MVTASVRNLGPNWYASVMGTAVVGTAGAALPLHSDALRVACTVVWTASGVLLVVLLGARALHWTHHRDQARAHLLDPATAPFYGCLSMALLAVGGGAMAIGRDWIGIRAALALDAVLFVAGTVVGLAAAVAVPYLMAVRHRIEPGQATPVWLLPLVAPMVSAALGPALVPHLPAGQARETLLLACFAMFGLSLLATLLMLPVVFARLITAGPLPLALTPTLFLVLGPLGQSTTAVGAFADFAPGVVPAPYDQGFGLLAVLYGVPVMGFALLWLGLAAAHVVRARRHGMGFAMTWWAFTFPVGTCVTGAAALARHTGLAVYGWLAVGLYAVLVAAWAAAACGTARGLVSGELLAGPRPAPAAPRPVTGRTTSGAVR, from the coding sequence ATGGTCACCGCATCCGTCCGCAATCTCGGCCCCAACTGGTACGCATCCGTCATGGGCACGGCCGTCGTGGGGACGGCCGGCGCCGCACTCCCCCTGCACAGCGACGCCCTGCGCGTTGCGTGCACCGTCGTTTGGACGGCCTCGGGCGTACTGCTCGTGGTCCTCCTCGGCGCCCGCGCCCTGCACTGGACCCACCACCGCGACCAGGCCCGGGCCCACCTCCTCGACCCGGCGACGGCCCCGTTCTACGGCTGCCTGTCCATGGCCCTGCTGGCCGTCGGCGGCGGTGCGATGGCCATCGGACGGGACTGGATCGGAATCCGGGCGGCACTCGCCCTCGACGCCGTGCTGTTCGTCGCCGGTACGGTCGTCGGGCTCGCGGCCGCCGTCGCCGTGCCGTACCTCATGGCCGTACGACACCGGATCGAGCCGGGACAGGCCACACCCGTGTGGCTGCTGCCGCTGGTCGCCCCCATGGTGTCCGCCGCGCTCGGTCCTGCCCTCGTGCCCCACCTCCCGGCCGGACAGGCCAGGGAGACCCTGCTGCTCGCCTGCTTCGCGATGTTCGGGCTCAGTCTGCTCGCCACACTGCTGATGCTGCCCGTGGTCTTCGCCCGGCTGATCACCGCGGGCCCCCTGCCGCTCGCGCTCACGCCGACGCTGTTCCTGGTCCTCGGGCCGCTCGGGCAGTCCACCACCGCCGTCGGGGCGTTCGCGGACTTCGCGCCCGGGGTCGTACCCGCCCCGTACGACCAGGGTTTCGGTCTGCTCGCCGTCCTCTACGGGGTGCCGGTGATGGGCTTCGCGCTGCTGTGGCTCGGGCTGGCCGCCGCCCATGTGGTGCGGGCCCGGCGGCACGGGATGGGGTTCGCGATGACCTGGTGGGCGTTCACCTTCCCGGTGGGCACCTGTGTCACCGGGGCCGCGGCGCTCGCCCGGCACACGGGCCTTGCCGTGTACGGCTGGCTGGCGGTGGGGCTGTACGCCGTGCTCGTCGCGGCGTGGGCGGCGGCGGCCTGCGGCACGGCGCGCGGGCTGGTCAGCGGTGAGCTGCTCGCAGGGCCCCGGCCAGCACCCGCGGCGCCTCGGCCAGTGACGGGCCGTACCACGTCAGGTGCCGTCCGCTGA
- a CDS encoding helical backbone metal receptor, translating to MRVVSLVPSLTEAVAVSAPGVLVGATDWCTHPAGLDVTRVGGTKNPRLDRIVDLAPDLVVANEEENRAPDLDALRAAGLQVLVTEVRDVPQAFRELTRVLAACGAPQRPGWLVEAERAWSSLPAPAPSATAVVPIWRRPWMVLGRDTFAGDVLGRLGVDHLYAGHADRYPRIPLDELRAAAPDLVVLPDEPYRFTPEDGPEAFPGLPCALVSGRHLTWYGPSLAEAPRVLAGALRAAHR from the coding sequence GTGCGGGTCGTCTCCCTGGTCCCCTCGCTCACCGAGGCGGTGGCCGTGTCCGCGCCCGGCGTCCTGGTCGGCGCGACGGACTGGTGCACCCATCCGGCGGGCCTGGACGTCACCCGCGTGGGCGGCACCAAGAATCCCCGGCTCGACCGGATCGTGGACCTGGCCCCCGACCTGGTGGTCGCCAACGAGGAGGAGAACCGCGCCCCCGACCTCGACGCCCTGCGCGCGGCCGGCCTTCAGGTGCTGGTCACCGAGGTCCGTGACGTGCCGCAGGCCTTCCGGGAGCTGACCCGGGTGCTGGCCGCGTGCGGCGCGCCGCAACGCCCCGGCTGGCTGGTGGAGGCGGAGCGCGCCTGGTCGTCGCTTCCGGCACCCGCTCCCAGCGCCACGGCGGTCGTACCGATCTGGCGGCGACCGTGGATGGTCCTGGGCCGGGACACCTTCGCGGGCGACGTACTCGGGCGCCTGGGCGTCGACCACCTCTACGCGGGGCACGCGGACCGCTACCCCCGGATCCCGCTCGACGAGCTGCGGGCGGCGGCTCCGGACCTGGTCGTCCTCCCGGACGAGCCGTACCGCTTCACGCCCGAGGACGGCCCGGAGGCCTTCCCCGGCCTGCCCTGCGCCCTCGTCAGCGGACGGCACCTGACGTGGTACGGCCCGTCACTGGCCGAGGCGCCGCGGGTGCTGGCCGGGGCCCTGCGAGCAGCTCACCGCTGA
- a CDS encoding glutamine synthetase family protein, whose protein sequence is MADRTPPLSVEELHTLVAGGEIDTVVLAFPDMQGRLQGKRFAARFFLDEVLHHGTEGCNYLLAVDTEMNTVDGYAMSSWDRGYGDFAMHPDLTTLRRVPWNAGTAMVIADLAWEDGSPVAAAPRQILRRQLDRLAELGYTAQVGTELEFIVFKDSYEQAWDANYRDLTPANQYNIDYSVLGTGRIEPLLRRIRNEMAGAGLTVESAKGECNPGQHEIAFRYDEALVTCDQHAIYKTGAKEIAAQEGVSITFMAKYNEREGNSCHIHLSLADADGTNAMAAPGGMSEVMRHFLAGQLAALRDFSLLYAPHINSYKRFQPGSFAPTAVAWGHDNRTCALRVVGHGRSLRFENRLPGGDVNPHLAVAALVAAGLYGIEQKLELPEPCPGNAYTADFEHVPTTLREAAELWENSPIAKAAFGDEVVAHYRNMARVELEAFDAAVTDWELRRSFERM, encoded by the coding sequence GTGGCAGACCGCACACCCCCGCTCAGCGTCGAGGAGCTGCACACCCTCGTCGCCGGCGGTGAGATCGACACTGTCGTCCTGGCCTTCCCCGACATGCAAGGGCGACTCCAGGGCAAGCGGTTCGCCGCACGATTCTTCCTCGACGAGGTTCTCCACCACGGCACCGAGGGCTGCAACTATCTCCTCGCCGTCGACACCGAGATGAACACCGTCGACGGCTACGCGATGTCCTCCTGGGACCGCGGCTACGGCGACTTCGCCATGCACCCCGACCTGACCACCCTGCGCCGCGTGCCCTGGAACGCCGGCACGGCCATGGTCATCGCCGATCTGGCCTGGGAGGACGGTTCCCCGGTGGCCGCCGCGCCCCGCCAGATCCTGCGCCGCCAGCTGGACCGCCTCGCCGAGCTCGGCTACACCGCCCAGGTCGGCACCGAGCTGGAGTTCATCGTCTTCAAGGACAGCTACGAGCAGGCCTGGGACGCGAACTACCGGGATCTGACCCCCGCCAACCAGTACAACATCGACTACTCGGTGCTCGGCACCGGCCGCATCGAGCCCCTGCTGCGCCGCATCCGCAACGAGATGGCCGGCGCCGGCCTCACCGTCGAGTCCGCCAAGGGCGAGTGCAACCCCGGCCAGCACGAGATCGCCTTCCGCTACGACGAGGCCCTGGTCACCTGTGACCAGCACGCCATCTACAAGACCGGGGCCAAGGAGATCGCCGCCCAGGAGGGCGTGTCCATCACCTTCATGGCCAAGTACAACGAACGCGAGGGCAATTCCTGCCACATCCACCTCTCGCTCGCGGACGCCGACGGTACCAACGCCATGGCCGCCCCCGGCGGGATGAGCGAGGTCATGCGGCACTTCCTCGCCGGCCAGCTCGCCGCCCTGCGCGACTTCTCCCTCCTCTACGCCCCCCACATCAACTCCTACAAGCGGTTCCAGCCCGGCTCCTTCGCGCCGACCGCCGTCGCCTGGGGCCACGACAACCGCACCTGCGCCCTGCGGGTCGTCGGCCACGGCCGCTCCCTGCGCTTCGAGAACCGGCTGCCCGGCGGCGACGTCAACCCGCACCTCGCCGTCGCCGCCCTCGTCGCGGCGGGTCTGTACGGCATCGAGCAGAAGCTGGAGCTGCCCGAGCCCTGCCCCGGCAACGCCTACACCGCCGACTTCGAGCACGTCCCCACCACCCTGCGCGAGGCCGCCGAGCTGTGGGAGAACAGCCCGATCGCCAAGGCCGCCTTCGGCGACGAGGTCGTCGCGCACTACCGCAACATGGCGCGCGTCGAGCTGGAGGCCTTCGACGCCGCGGTGACCGACTGGGAGCTGCGCCGCTCCTTCGAACGCATGTGA
- a CDS encoding 3-oxoacyl-ACP reductase — translation MTDETICRRLVGRTAVITGAGSGIGLAAVRRLASEGAHVVCGDVDEARGKAAADEVDGIFVKVDVTDPEQVEALFRTAYDTYGSVDIAFNNAGISPPDDDSILETGLEAWKRVQEVNLTSVYLCCKAAIPYMRRQGKGSIINTASFVARMGAATSQISYTASKGGVLAMSRELGVQFAREGIRVNALCPGPVNTPLLQELFAKDPERAARRLVHIPVGRFAEAEEIAAAVAFLASDDSAFVNATDFLVDGGISGAYVTPL, via the coding sequence ATGACCGACGAAACCATCTGCCGCCGCCTGGTCGGCCGTACCGCCGTCATCACCGGAGCCGGCAGCGGCATCGGCCTCGCCGCCGTCCGCCGGCTCGCCTCCGAGGGCGCCCACGTCGTCTGCGGCGACGTCGACGAGGCCCGCGGCAAGGCCGCCGCCGACGAGGTCGACGGAATCTTCGTGAAGGTCGACGTCACCGACCCCGAGCAGGTCGAGGCCCTCTTCAGGACGGCCTACGACACCTACGGCAGCGTCGACATCGCCTTCAACAACGCCGGTATCTCGCCGCCCGACGACGACTCCATCCTGGAGACCGGCCTGGAGGCCTGGAAGCGCGTCCAGGAGGTCAACCTCACCTCCGTCTACTTGTGCTGCAAGGCCGCCATCCCCTACATGCGCCGCCAGGGCAAGGGGTCGATCATCAACACGGCGTCCTTCGTGGCCCGGATGGGCGCGGCGACCTCCCAGATCTCGTACACCGCCTCCAAGGGCGGCGTGCTCGCCATGTCCCGCGAGCTCGGCGTGCAGTTCGCCCGCGAGGGCATCCGCGTGAACGCCCTGTGCCCGGGGCCGGTCAACACCCCGCTCCTGCAGGAGCTGTTCGCCAAGGACCCGGAGCGGGCCGCCCGCCGGCTCGTGCACATCCCGGTCGGCCGGTTCGCCGAGGCCGAGGAGATCGCCGCCGCAGTCGCCTTCCTGGCCAGCGACGACTCCGCCTTCGTCAACGCCACCGACTTCCTGGTGGACGGCGGAATCTCGGGCGCGTACGTCACACCCCTGTAG